The following proteins come from a genomic window of Ochotona princeps isolate mOchPri1 chromosome 14, mOchPri1.hap1, whole genome shotgun sequence:
- the RGS3 gene encoding regulator of G-protein signaling 3 isoform X8: protein MLRGMYLTRNGNLQRRHTMKEAKDMKTKLGIFRRRNESPGAQPAGKADKMMKSFKPTSEEALKWSESLEKLLLHKYGLAVFQAFLRTEFSEENLEFWLACEDFKKVKSQSKMAAKAKKIFAEYIAIQACKEVNLDSYTREHTKDNLQSVTRGCFDLAQKRIFGLMEKDSYPRFLRSDLYLDLINQKKMSPPL, encoded by the exons ATGCTGCGGGGCATGTACCTCACCCGCAACGGGAACTTGCAGAGGCGACACACCATGAAGGA AGCCAAGGACATGAAGACCAAGCTGGGCATCTTCAGGAGGCGGAATGAGTCGCCTGGGGCCCAGCCAGCGGGCAAGGCAGACAAAATGATGAAGTCCTTCAA GCCCACTTCAGAGGAAGCCCTCAAGTGGAGTGAGTCCTTGGAGAAGCTGCTACTTCACAAAT ATGGGTTAGCAGTTTTCCAAGCCTTCCTTCGCACGGAGTTCAGTGAGGAGAACCTGGAGTTCTGGTTGGCCTGTGAGGACTTCAAGAAGGTCAAGTCGCAGTCCAAGATGGCAGCCAAAGCCAAGAAGATCTTTGCAGAATATATCGCCATCCAGGCATGCAAAGAG GTCAACCTGGACTCGTACACGCGGGAGCACACGAAGGACAACCTGCAGAGTGTCACACGGGGctgcttcgacctggcccagaaGCGTATCTTTGGGCTCATGGAAAAGGACTCCTACCCTCGCTTCCTTCGCTCTGATCTTTATCTGGACCTCATAAACCAGAAGAAAATGAGTCCCCCACTTTAG